In Myxococcales bacterium, the following proteins share a genomic window:
- a CDS encoding Gldg family protein, whose protein sequence is MAVKDEDRESSPEVGDEHDEHDTEAERSDPPPAPKAESRESASDPPPARSSDAPAPAVDPAPEPGAKRAAPLWVVPAFLVGMLLVYLGEHVLEPMATLRWVVTFAGLGAVSGATAVRFMPRFRMGGERSDIERLLGALSVLGVAALALYFLTSDWGWEKSGLIALSPDTGERVRGVLSIVWVALVLVAVVPMAFAEAALFPMRHAERPEARRVRAAAVSGLTLVLAAIYGALFVYSADKVGTKVDYSYFKTSRPSDSTRKIAESLNEPLEVVAFFPEVNEIRSEVQSYLGELGRGVPNLKIEITDRLLVPKRAKKLKATQNNVIVLAKGSVTESLTIGIDEKNARPKLKTLDRDFQEKLLKIVRARRIAYLTVGHGELNDPAQGDGGERAVRIARTILQKQNYLIKDLGLSQGLGSEVPDDADVVLSLGPTESFADEEVAALSRYASRGGKLFVALDPEGMSWAETGKAATGDEEPAEPEPANPAPATSGSAAAVPPAPSSKPTPSGKPAPKPAPAAPSAKPAPSATPAPSAHPAASGSAHPGPAPKPEAAPAPAVPAQAKGLVALGRIVGIEFSPTLLANEKQHVRRRYNDSDRTLLVTNRFSSHASVSTLSRNSARAAVAVFGAGSLERASGATEKVDFALRTALGTFADVNKNYRADADEKPGTFNLAAAITRPRTGEALKKKPEPEKKDDKKSDKSDPDEMRAFVLADADAITDVVLANVVANQVLFADAVRWLGGEESFSGEVNTEEDVRIEHTKQKDLVWFYATIFGAPALVLGAGLAFSRRRRKQSKKAGAA, encoded by the coding sequence ATGGCGGTGAAGGACGAAGACCGCGAATCGTCGCCGGAAGTCGGCGACGAACACGACGAGCACGACACCGAGGCCGAGCGGAGTGACCCGCCGCCCGCGCCCAAGGCCGAGAGCCGCGAGTCCGCGTCGGACCCGCCGCCCGCTCGCAGCAGTGACGCGCCGGCACCGGCGGTGGACCCCGCGCCCGAGCCGGGTGCGAAGCGTGCGGCTCCGCTCTGGGTCGTGCCGGCTTTCCTGGTGGGCATGTTGCTCGTTTATCTGGGTGAGCACGTGCTCGAACCCATGGCGACCCTGCGCTGGGTCGTGACCTTCGCGGGTCTCGGCGCCGTGAGCGGCGCAACCGCAGTCAGATTCATGCCGCGCTTCCGCATGGGCGGCGAGCGCAGTGACATCGAACGGTTGCTGGGCGCGCTCAGTGTGCTCGGAGTGGCCGCCCTCGCGCTCTATTTCCTGACCAGCGATTGGGGTTGGGAGAAGTCGGGGCTGATTGCGCTCTCGCCCGACACCGGCGAGCGCGTGCGAGGCGTGCTCTCCATCGTCTGGGTCGCCCTGGTCCTGGTCGCCGTCGTGCCGATGGCATTCGCCGAGGCCGCGCTGTTCCCGATGCGACACGCCGAGCGCCCGGAGGCGCGTCGGGTGCGGGCCGCCGCGGTCAGCGGCCTGACGCTGGTGCTCGCGGCCATCTACGGCGCGCTGTTCGTCTACTCGGCCGACAAGGTCGGGACGAAGGTCGACTATTCGTATTTCAAGACCTCGCGTCCCAGCGACTCGACCCGCAAGATCGCCGAGAGCCTGAACGAACCCCTGGAGGTCGTGGCCTTTTTCCCCGAGGTGAACGAGATCCGCTCCGAGGTGCAGAGTTACCTCGGCGAGCTCGGGCGGGGTGTGCCGAACCTCAAGATCGAGATCACCGACCGGCTGCTGGTGCCCAAGCGTGCGAAAAAGCTGAAGGCCACTCAGAACAACGTGATCGTCCTGGCCAAGGGCTCGGTCACCGAGAGCCTGACCATCGGCATCGACGAGAAGAACGCGCGCCCGAAGCTGAAGACCCTGGACCGCGATTTTCAGGAGAAGCTGCTGAAGATCGTGCGCGCTCGGCGCATTGCTTACCTGACTGTCGGGCACGGTGAGCTCAACGATCCGGCGCAGGGCGACGGCGGGGAGCGCGCGGTGCGCATCGCGCGCACGATCCTGCAAAAACAGAACTACCTGATCAAGGATCTGGGACTGTCGCAGGGGCTCGGCAGTGAAGTTCCCGACGACGCGGACGTGGTGCTGTCGCTCGGTCCGACCGAGTCGTTTGCCGACGAGGAGGTCGCCGCGCTCTCGCGCTACGCCAGCCGCGGCGGCAAGCTCTTCGTCGCGCTCGATCCGGAGGGCATGTCCTGGGCGGAGACCGGCAAAGCAGCGACGGGCGATGAAGAGCCGGCGGAGCCAGAGCCGGCGAACCCCGCACCAGCCACGAGCGGGTCTGCGGCAGCGGTCCCACCGGCGCCCTCATCCAAGCCCACGCCGTCCGGAAAACCCGCGCCGAAGCCCGCGCCCGCCGCGCCGTCCGCCAAGCCGGCGCCGTCGGCGACACCGGCGCCTTCGGCGCACCCGGCCGCCTCCGGCTCGGCGCACCCTGGCCCCGCTCCGAAACCGGAAGCGGCGCCGGCTCCCGCCGTCCCGGCGCAGGCGAAGGGCCTGGTCGCCCTCGGTCGCATCGTGGGGATCGAGTTCTCGCCGACCCTGCTCGCGAACGAAAAACAGCACGTGCGCCGGCGCTACAACGACTCGGACCGCACGCTGCTCGTGACCAATCGATTTTCGTCCCACGCCTCGGTGTCGACCCTCAGCCGCAACTCGGCGCGGGCCGCCGTCGCGGTCTTTGGTGCCGGCAGCCTGGAGCGCGCCAGCGGCGCGACCGAGAAGGTCGACTTTGCGCTGCGTACGGCCCTCGGGACCTTTGCGGACGTCAACAAGAACTACCGCGCCGATGCCGACGAAAAACCCGGCACGTTCAACCTGGCAGCGGCCATTACCCGGCCGCGCACCGGCGAGGCGCTCAAGAAGAAGCCCGAGCCGGAGAAGAAGGACGACAAGAAGTCGGACAAGTCCGATCCGGACGAGATGCGGGCCTTCGTGCTCGCCGATGCTGACGCGATCACGGACGTGGTGTTGGCGAACGTCGTGGCCAACCAGGTGCTGTTTGCCGACGCGGTGCGCTGGCTCGGCGGAGAAGAGAGTTTCTCCGGCGAGGTCAACACCGAAGAAGACGTGCGCATCGAGCACACCAAACAGAAAGATCTGGTCTGGTTCTACGCGACCATCTTCGGCGCGCCGGCGCTGGTCCTCGGAGCCGGTCTGGCGTTCTCACGCCGCCGGCGCAAGCAGAGCAAGAAGGCAGGTGCGGCGTGA
- a CDS encoding ABC transporter permease subunit, which yields MTQALLIARRELNAYLRSPLGAIVIAGALLIDGIYFYWKGLTEKLVSAQVLSEFFYGASGTTMIAGIVLAMRLLAEERQTGTLTLLNTSPIKDGEIVAGKFVSAFGVLALMTLFTLYMPLLIFVNGKVSVGHIVVGYAGLLLLGAASLAIGLFASAVARSQVVAALIGALILAPMVLLWAVAKAVDPPLNRVLSSLAIHHENFRPFMNGILQLSGVVYYLAVTYFFLLAATKSLEARRWR from the coding sequence GTGACCCAAGCCCTGCTGATCGCTCGGCGCGAGCTGAACGCCTACCTCCGCTCCCCCCTCGGTGCCATCGTCATCGCCGGTGCGCTGCTCATCGACGGCATCTACTTCTACTGGAAGGGCCTGACGGAGAAGCTCGTCTCGGCGCAGGTGCTGAGCGAGTTCTTCTATGGTGCCAGCGGCACGACCATGATCGCAGGCATCGTGCTGGCCATGCGCCTGCTGGCTGAAGAGCGCCAGACCGGCACGCTGACCCTGCTCAACACCTCGCCGATCAAAGACGGCGAGATCGTCGCGGGAAAATTCGTGTCGGCCTTCGGGGTGCTCGCGTTGATGACGCTCTTCACGCTCTACATGCCGCTCCTGATCTTCGTCAACGGCAAGGTCAGTGTGGGGCACATCGTGGTGGGCTACGCCGGGCTGCTCTTGCTGGGCGCGGCGTCGCTGGCCATCGGCCTGTTCGCGTCGGCGGTCGCCCGCTCCCAGGTCGTCGCCGCGCTGATCGGCGCGCTGATCTTGGCGCCCATGGTGCTGCTCTGGGCCGTGGCCAAGGCGGTCGATCCACCGCTGAACCGCGTGCTGTCTTCGCTGGCGATCCACCACGAGAACTTCCGCCCATTCATGAACGGGATCTTGCAGCTCAGTGGCGTCGTCTACTACCTGGCCGTGACCTACTTCTTCTTGCTGGCGGCCACCAAGAGCCTGGAGGCACGCCGATGGCGGTGA
- a CDS encoding ABC transporter ATP-binding protein, whose translation MIEIRELYKYYGDRRALGPLSANIEKGEIVGLLGLNGAGKTTTLRVLACDLLPTSGSVRVAGLDVVETPHEVRKRIGYLPDTPPVYPEMSVDEYLTFAAKLRGVRGADVEKRVDETLELTETGDERDRPIGALSHGFRQRVGIAQAIVHRPELVVLDEPISGLDPVQIVEMRDLVRSLGGEHTVVVSSHILSEIHETCDRILVIRDGEIVASGTEKELSARLLSGMRLSLVLKVGADGRERATQLMSGVAGVTHVELLDDAAANAGRGAGELASYRVLLAHDTRDELTRAVVQGGFGLLEITRGERELESVFLELSRSLEEPGSTKKKKKKKVRPLAAEPEEQA comes from the coding sequence GTGATCGAGATCCGCGAGCTTTACAAATACTATGGGGATCGGCGGGCGCTGGGCCCGCTGTCCGCCAACATCGAAAAGGGAGAAATCGTGGGTTTGCTCGGCCTCAACGGCGCGGGCAAGACCACGACACTCCGCGTCTTGGCCTGCGATCTGCTGCCCACCAGCGGCAGTGTGCGGGTGGCAGGGCTCGACGTGGTCGAGACCCCGCACGAGGTGCGCAAGCGCATCGGGTATCTCCCGGACACCCCGCCGGTCTACCCCGAGATGAGCGTCGACGAGTATCTGACGTTCGCCGCCAAGCTGCGCGGCGTGCGCGGAGCCGACGTCGAAAAGCGGGTTGACGAGACCCTCGAGCTGACCGAGACCGGCGACGAACGCGACCGGCCGATCGGCGCGCTCTCGCATGGCTTCCGGCAGCGGGTGGGTATCGCCCAGGCAATCGTCCACCGGCCCGAGCTCGTCGTGCTCGACGAACCCATCAGTGGCCTCGATCCGGTGCAGATCGTCGAGATGCGTGACCTCGTGCGCAGCCTCGGCGGGGAGCACACGGTGGTGGTGTCGAGCCACATCCTGAGCGAGATCCACGAGACCTGCGACCGCATCCTGGTGATCCGGGACGGCGAGATCGTCGCGTCCGGCACCGAGAAGGAGCTGTCCGCGCGCCTGCTCTCCGGCATGCGGCTGTCGCTGGTGCTGAAGGTGGGTGCCGATGGCCGAGAACGCGCGACCCAGCTGATGTCGGGCGTCGCGGGGGTGACCCACGTGGAGCTGCTCGACGACGCCGCAGCGAACGCGGGCCGGGGAGCCGGCGAGCTAGCGAGCTACCGGGTGCTGCTCGCCCACGACACGCGCGACGAGCTGACCCGGGCGGTCGTGCAAGGGGGCTTCGGCCTGCTCGAGATCACCCGCGGCGAGCGTGAGCTCGAGAGTGTCTTCCTGGAGCTCTCCCGCAGCCTCGAGGAGCCCGGCTCGACCAAGAAGAAAAAGAAGAAGAAGGTCCGGCCGCTGGCCGCCGAGCCGGAGGAGCAAGCGTGA
- the queG gene encoding tRNA epoxyqueuosine(34) reductase QueG → MPDTTSDPGVTEHEPGARAEPALVGVDLLEPMRQQARSLGFVRLGITRAAPMPDARERLASWLAAGHEAGLDYLRGGERADPRAVFPAARSVVVVALVYPTPSRVERAREGAALSGAVAAYARGTDYHLVMKEKLRVLAQWLATASGRTLRARIAVDSAPLLERELAVRAGLGFIGKSTLLIVPGVGTNVLLGELLIDLELAPTEIPVAPGCGDCRLCIEACPTGAITAPFSVDAGRCISYWTIEHHAAIPPEVRPGLGSHVFGCDECQAVCPFDASAAPRASSPELAGRIAESGLDLLRLLAAGNAEYRKLVRRTALRRVSRDVLARNAAVALGNLADAGTVPALGRALSGHPSPIVRGHAAWALGRIGGDAARALLEDAREDPDPSVRQEVSAALGLDGWDGSEYP, encoded by the coding sequence ATGCCCGACACGACCAGCGACCCCGGCGTGACGGAGCACGAACCCGGAGCACGCGCCGAGCCCGCGCTGGTCGGGGTCGATTTGCTCGAACCCATGCGACAGCAAGCCCGCAGCTTGGGTTTTGTGCGCCTGGGAATCACCCGCGCCGCTCCGATGCCCGACGCTCGCGAGCGACTCGCGAGCTGGCTCGCGGCCGGCCATGAAGCAGGCCTCGACTACCTGCGCGGTGGGGAGCGCGCCGATCCGCGCGCCGTGTTTCCCGCCGCCCGCTCGGTGGTCGTGGTGGCGCTGGTCTACCCGACCCCAAGCAGAGTCGAGCGCGCACGGGAGGGAGCGGCGCTCTCCGGTGCGGTCGCCGCCTACGCCCGGGGCACCGACTACCACCTCGTGATGAAGGAGAAACTCCGGGTGCTCGCGCAGTGGCTCGCCACCGCGTCAGGACGCACACTCAGAGCACGTATCGCCGTCGATAGCGCACCGCTGCTCGAGCGCGAGCTCGCCGTGCGCGCCGGGCTCGGCTTCATCGGCAAGAGCACGCTGCTCATCGTGCCCGGCGTCGGCACGAACGTGCTGTTGGGCGAGCTGCTGATCGATCTCGAGCTCGCTCCGACCGAGATCCCCGTTGCTCCGGGCTGCGGGGACTGTCGCCTGTGCATCGAGGCCTGCCCGACCGGAGCCATCACCGCTCCATTCAGCGTCGATGCAGGGCGTTGTATTTCGTACTGGACCATCGAACACCACGCGGCCATCCCGCCAGAGGTCCGGCCGGGGCTGGGCAGCCACGTCTTTGGCTGCGACGAGTGTCAGGCGGTCTGCCCCTTCGATGCGTCCGCGGCGCCGCGCGCCTCGTCACCGGAGCTGGCGGGTCGAATTGCCGAGTCCGGGCTCGACCTCTTGCGCTTGCTCGCCGCGGGCAACGCCGAGTACCGCAAGCTCGTGCGCCGCACCGCGCTGCGTCGGGTGAGCCGCGACGTGCTGGCACGCAACGCGGCCGTGGCCCTTGGCAACCTCGCAGACGCCGGGACGGTCCCTGCCCTGGGCCGGGCACTCAGCGGTCACCCGAGCCCCATCGTCCGCGGGCACGCAGCGTGGGCGCTCGGCCGAATCGGGGGTGATGCCGCCCGGGCGCTGCTCGAAGACGCACGCGAAGACCCCGACCCCAGCGTGCGCCAGGAGGTCAGCGCGGCGCTCGGACTTGACGGCTGGGACGGCTCCGAATACCCGTGA